The stretch of DNA CTGTCCCCCAACAGCCCGGCGAGTTTTTTTGAGGTGAGCGGTTTGCCTCCGACAAACAGCGCCGCTTCCAAGATCTGCGGCGGCGTAAAACGGGGGGACTGATCCTCCTGTTCGTCATCGTCATCTGCCGACGACGATTCCGCCTCACTCGCACTCGCACCGGCGGCGATCGTCTCCTCACCGGGAGAGGTTTCCGCTTCCCCATCTCCCTCCACGGTGGCTTCTGGCACGGCCTCGGGAACTTCAATTCCCCAATCGGCATCATCCATCGCTTCAACGGCGCGGAGGTACTGGGCGTCAATTTCCTCTGCGGAAATATCCAGTTCGTCCGAGAACTCGTCGGCTGGCGGATTGTCCATTTCACTCACGGTTGGGGCCACTCCGTTGGCATCACACGGACCCATTTCCGCGTGCTGAGAGGGGGGATTTTACCGCAAGAGGGTGAATCGCCTCAATAGCGACTCTGCCGGATGCCCTGCCGCTTCAATCGCGAAATCGGCCCTAACCGCCGGTTTTCACATCAAAGCGCGGCAAAAGCCTGCGACTCATGCTGCTTCAGCAGACGTGTGCGACGTTGAGCAACATCACCGTTGGCCTTGAGTTTCTGCAATTCTGCGATTTTCTCACGACATCGGCGGCAATTTTCTAAGTGCAGCCGAACGTGCTCCGTCTCAGCAGGAGCGAGTTTCCCAGCGACATAATTGTCAGCCATCGACTCGACATCATGGCACTTCAGCGCCGCGATCTCGGGCGATTGCATCTTGTTGATGGCAAAATTCCCCACCAAGAGCAACACGATCACAGCCGAGGCGGTTCCGCCAATCACCATCGATCGCCGCGTACGGCGTTTTCCGCGCAGTCCCACCACGAGTTGTCCCACTTCACCTTGCGGGCAGGCTTGCCACTCATTCGCGTTGGACTGATTCTCACTCATGGAATTACTTTTGTACTGCATCTGCTGATTAAATGCAGCCGCTCAAGTGCGTCTGCTAAAACGATGATGATTTCTCCCTGGTCTCGGTGAGGCAGTCGCATCGCCCCGCCTGTCACGCAAACCCAGTTTACGTATCATCGGCCATCCCGAAACTTCGATCTGTATGATACCCCACATTGCCTCGATGTGATGTCCAAATTGGCAAAGTTTGCAGGAATTTTCGCATCGCGACAGGGCAAGATCAATACCCCGGCAAAGTCAACTCACTCGCAATTGTTGCTCTAAAGTGTCCAGAATATCCTGCACCCGCCAGTTCTGCGCAGCGACTTGGATGGTCGCTGACCCGGTGACCAACGCATCGACCCGTTTTTCCGCCGATATCACTGTGCTGTGGTTGCGACCTCCGAAGTAACCCCCAATTTCGCTATACGCTGCGTGAGTATGCTTTCGCGCCAGGTACATCGCCAACATACGAGGCTGGCTCACAGTGCGGCCTCGCTTCGACGATTTGAGACAAGCCGCTTCAATGCCAAACAAATTACAGACCGCCTCTTCCACATCTGCCATACGGATCACCCGAATGCAATCACGCTCCAAATCGGCCAGCACCTGTTGGGCAGCCCCCAATCGCACCCGTTTGCCCGTCATGCAATAATAGGTTTGCAGGCAATTCAAAGCCCCTTCGAGTTCGCGGACGTTGTTGCGAAATCGATCCGCCACGAAATTTAAGGCTTCATCAGAAAACTGCCCTGACAAACGCCGTGCTTTTTGAAACACAATTTCCTTGCGGGTCGCTGCATCGGGCGCCTCCATACGGCACACCATCCCGGACAGAAATCGTGTCTTCAATTCGTCACTGAGCTTGGTCGACAACCGCGGATGTTTGTTGCCGGTCAGCACGACTTGCCGGCCGTGGCTGACGAGTTGTTTGAATGTGTGTAAAAACTCCTCTTGGATGACCCGTTTGCCTTCAAAGAAATCCACGTCATCCACCAACAGAATATCCACCGAACGAAAACGTTGGCGAAAACTCGGCAGCGTGTGGTTGCGGAGCGCCTCGGTGAAATAATTCGCAAACGCCTCAGAGGTAAGGTAAACAACTTGCAATTCCCGATTCTCACGCCGCAAGCGGCGGTAGATCCCCTCCAACAAATGCGTCTTGCCCGTTCCCACCGGTCCGTGGAATAGCAGCGGATTGAAATTGGCATCGGCCGAATCACAAATCTGATGCGCGGCGG from Symmachiella dynata encodes:
- a CDS encoding anti-sigma factor family protein, which codes for MSENQSNANEWQACPQGEVGQLVVGLRGKRRTRRSMVIGGTASAVIVLLLVGNFAINKMQSPEIAALKCHDVESMADNYVAGKLAPAETEHVRLHLENCRRCREKIAELQKLKANGDVAQRRTRLLKQHESQAFAAL
- the dnaA gene encoding chromosomal replication initiator protein DnaA, which encodes MQPDTIAFAPMFTSAEEQILRALATAVGDHAYQQWFSDKTSLTVQDDEITIGVASPFLADWFQKKYRSTVRQAAQSVLGPSVRVRFEVDPDVAGAQIQNSGSGEDVDGEQPATPKPKRESKTKAPTERRRGRRFSDLSDFVKGPCNELALTAAHQICDSADANFNPLLFHGPVGTGKTHLLEGIYRRLRRENRELQVVYLTSEAFANYFTEALRNHTLPSFRQRFRSVDILLVDDVDFFEGKRVIQEEFLHTFKQLVSHGRQVVLTGNKHPRLSTKLSDELKTRFLSGMVCRMEAPDAATRKEIVFQKARRLSGQFSDEALNFVADRFRNNVRELEGALNCLQTYYCMTGKRVRLGAAQQVLADLERDCIRVIRMADVEEAVCNLFGIEAACLKSSKRGRTVSQPRMLAMYLARKHTHAAYSEIGGYFGGRNHSTVISAEKRVDALVTGSATIQVAAQNWRVQDILDTLEQQLRVS